The proteins below are encoded in one region of Cololabis saira isolate AMF1-May2022 chromosome 11, fColSai1.1, whole genome shotgun sequence:
- the zcchc9 gene encoding zinc finger CCHC domain-containing protein 9: MTRWARASHTHNHKPADATPWSQLRGGRGGGKAGGNPLRGTQAGGSAVKKHQKKKNYVNEDVNGFIQAGGSEVKKHQKKKDYVNEDVNGFMEYLQQSGRPLPPPSGGGRRGLREEVEEALHKDRRREDRRVKRQTDKKTRMLCFNCRKPGHGLADCPEADRDEEMGRGICYRCGSTEHEIHKCRAKVDPALGDYPFAKCFICGQTGHLSRSCPDNPRGLYAQGGCCRVCGSVEHFQKDCPDRPAGANTVTVGWLSNNMSADHEDVSIPVKKAKPQQTKVVKF; this comes from the exons ATGACGAGGTGGGCGAGGGCCAGCCATACCCACAATCACAAACCGGCAGATGCTACTCCCTGGAGCCAGCTCAGAGGAGGAAGGGGTGGAGGAAAAGCCGGAGGGAACCCTCTGAGGGGGACCCAGGCCGGCGGCTCTGCAGTTAAGAAacaccagaagaagaagaactacGTTAACGAGGATGTGAATGGGTTCATCCAGGCCGGTGGCTCTGAAGTTAAGAAACACCAGAAGAAGAAGGACTACGTTAACGAGGATGTGAATGGGTTCATGGAGTACCTCCAGCAGAGCGGACGGCCGCTGCCGCCCCCTTCAGGGGGCGGCAGGAGGGGGCTcagggaggaggtggaggaggcgcTGCACAAGGACAGGAGGAGGGAGGACCGCAGGGTGAAGAGGCAGACTGACAAGAAGACCAGAATG CTGTGCTTCAACTGCAGGAAGCCTGGTCACGGCCTGGCTGACTGTCCGGAGGCCGACAGAGACGAGGAGATGGGTCGAGGGATCTGCTACCGCTGCGGATCCACCGAACATGAGATCCATAAGTGTCGAGCCAAAGTGGACCCGGCTCTGG GAGATTACCCCTTCGCCAAATGCTTCATCTGCGGCCAGACCGGACACCTGTCACGCTCCTGTCCAGATAATCCCAGAGGACTCTACGCGCAAG GAGGCTGTTGTCGGGTTTGTGGATCAGTGGAACATTTCCAGAAGGATTGCCCTGACCGTCCGGCTGGTG CAAACACAGTGACGGTGGGCTGGTTGTCCAACAATATGAGCGCCGACCACGAAGACGTGAGCATCCCAGTGAAGAAGGCCAAACCCCAGCAGACCAAAGTGGTGAAGTTCTGA